Proteins from a single region of Chrysemys picta bellii isolate R12L10 chromosome 9, ASM1138683v2, whole genome shotgun sequence:
- the LOC112059901 gene encoding uncharacterized protein LOC112059901 isoform X3 encodes MSLRYPVKSTIPGVTDLPSTITPTPENIITTTTSLGKDIPTPVHTDIIIITALALDILRDITIDAHHLLKIGSSTRKDLSIITISLKRNISMGLLIFLHQVLIILPHLLADHMTDIIIPALALDIVRDITIDAHHLLKIESSTLKDLSIITISLKRNISMGLLIFLHQVLIILPHLLADHMTDIIIPALALDIVRDITIDAHHLLKIESSTLKDLSIITISLKRNISMGVLIFLHQVLIILPHLLADHMTDIIIPALALDIVRDITIDAHHLLKIGSSTLKDLSIITISLERNISMGVLIFLIHPVLIILPLLMVVNTAIDITVYTIRGLAIFPRKEEDMKAAPQKSTFHPKHLILSIKDRLDPSITFQF; translated from the exons ATGTCCTTGAGATATCCTGTGAAATCTACGATCCCTGG TGTGACAGACCTCCCTTCCACCATCACCCCCACTCCGGAGaacatcatcaccaccaccacttctCTGGGCAAGGACATCCCCACCCCGGTCCACAcagacatcatcatcatcacagcTTTGGCCCTGGACATCCTAAGAGACATTACCATCGATGCCCACCACCTCCTGAAAATAGGGTCCTCCACCCGGAAGGATCTGAGCATCATCACAATTTCTCTGAAGAGGAACATAAGCATGGGCCTCCTCATCTTTCTCCATCAGGTCCTCAttatcctcccccacctcctggcaGACCACATGACAGACATCATTATCCCGGCTTTGGCCCTGGACATCGTCAGAGACATTACCATAGATGCCCACCACCTCCTGAAAATAGAGTCCTCCACCCTGAAGGATCTGAGCATCATCACAATTTCTCTGAAGAGGAACATAAGCATGGGCCTCCTCATCTTTCTCCATCAGGTCCTCAttatcctcccccacctcctggcaGACCACATGACAGACATCATTATCCCGGCTTTGGCCCTGGACATCGTCAGAGACATTACCATAGATGCCCACCACCTCCTGAAAATAGAGTCCTCCACCCTGAAGGATCTGAGCATCATCACAATTTCTCTGAAGAGGAACATCAGCATGGGTGTCCTCATCTTCCTCCATCAGGTCCTCAttatcctcccccacctcctggcaGACCACATGACAGACATCATTATCCCGGCTTTGGCCCTGGACATCGTCAGAGACATTACCATAGATGCCCACCACCTCCTGAAAATAGGGTCATCCACCCTGAAGGATCTGAGCATCATCACAATTTCTCTGGAGAGGAACATCAGCATGGGcgtcctcatcttcctcatccaccCGGTCCTCATTATCCTCCCCCTCCTTATGGTTGTAAACACGGCCATAGACATAACCGTCTACACCATCAGAGGTCTAGCAATTTTTCCCAGGAAAGAGGAGGACATGAAGGCAGCTCCTCAGAAGAGCACATTTCATCCCAAACACCTCATCCTTTCCATAAAAGACAGGTTGGATCCATCCATCACATTCCAGTTTTAA
- the LOC112059901 gene encoding histidine-rich glycoprotein isoform X2 has protein sequence MKLLSTALCLTLLLCSNAQSQTPVTSADCDSVETDAAVALDLINKHRRDGYIFTLFRVADAHEQQTGNSSVLYLTLNVLETQCSVLSRRHWEDCKLPQHNEMVFGQCKTIMYINRQLKKEILHGYNCTVSPDHSQLYKCEQNCPRRPTALEDIEQHRGDAERALERYNEDSNHTQYFKVDKVQRATVQITPQPGYFVEFTIKETCCSKSTPHANVSECEFLHDRHAHVGFCRGKFASDTKNPDVLEISCEIYDPWVMFSRPLIISVALLWTFSNLSTSFLKCGAQNWPQYFSGGLIIVE, from the exons atgaagcTGCTCTCTACAGCACTCTGTCTCACATTGTTGCTCTGTTCTAATGCGCAAAGCCAAACTCCTGTAACTTCTGCAGACTGTGACTCAGTTGAAACGGATGCAGCGGTGGCCCTGGATTTGATCAATAAACACCGCAGAGATGGCTACATTTTTACTCTGTTCCGTGTTGCTGATGCCCATGAACAACAGACC GGGAATTCATCAGTCCTTTATTTGACTCTGAATGTGCTGGAAACCCAGTGCTCTGTATTATCCAGGAGACATTGGGAGGACTGTAAACTCCCACAGCACAATGAAATG GTATTTGGACAATGTAAAACTATCATGTATATAAACAGACAGTTGAAGAAAGAAATACTGCATGGCTATAACTGCACAGTGAGTCCAG ATCATTCACAGTTATACAAGTGTGAACAAAACTGCCCTAGAAGACCAACAGCCTTAGAAGACATTGAGCAGCACAGAGGGGACGCTGAGAGAGCCCTGGAGAGGTACAATGAAGATAGTAACCACACACAGTATTTCAAGGTGGATAAAGTACAAAGAGCTACAGTGCAG ATCACACCTCAGCCGGGATACTTTGTCGAATTTACTATAAAAGAGACCTGCTGCTCCAAATCCACACCACATGCAAATGTGTCTGAATGTGAATTTCTGCATGACAGACATGCT CACGTGGGATTCTGCAGGGGAAAATTTGCGAGTGACACAAAAAATCCTGATGTCCTTGAGATATCCTGTGAAATCTACGATCCCTGG gtcatgttttctagaccgttaatcatttctgttgctcttctctggactttctccaatttgtccacatctttcctgaaatgtggcgcccagaactggccACAATACTTCAGTGGAGGCCTAATCatcgtggagtag
- the LOC112059901 gene encoding histidine-rich glycoprotein isoform X1, translating to MKLLSTALCLTLLLCSNAQSQTPVTSADCDSVETDAAVALDLINKHRRDGYIFTLFRVADAHEQQTGNSSVLYLTLNVLETQCSVLSRRHWEDCKLPQHNEMVFGQCKTIMYINRQLKKEILHGYNCTVSPDHSQLYKCEQNCPRRPTALEDIEQHRGDAERALERYNEDSNHTQYFKVDKVQRATVQITPQPGYFVEFTIKETCCSKSTPHANVSECEFLHDRHAHVGFCRGKFASDTKNPDVLEISCEIYDPWCDRPPFHHHPHSGEHHHHHHFSGQGHPHPGPHRHHHHHSFGPGHPKRHYHRCPPPPENRVLHPEGSEHHHNFSEEEHKHGPPHLSPSGPHYPPPPPGRPHDRHHYPGFGPGHRQRHYHRCPPPPENRVLHPEGSEHHHNFSEEEHKHGPPHLSPSGPHYPPPPPGRPHDRHHYPGFGPGHRQRHYHRCPPPPENRVLHPEGSEHHHNFSEEEHQHGCPHLPPSGPHYPPPPPGRPHDRHHYPGFGPGHRQRHYHRCPPPPENRVIHPEGSEHHHNFSGEEHQHGRPHLPHPPGPHYPPPPYGCKHGHRHNRLHHQRSSNFSQERGGHEGSSSEEHISSQTPHPFHKRQVGSIHHIPVLNQHDVLPAPAANFPDHPPAPQNPFCKYLSEKPAIQPFPQAPSESKSCPGKPKYDLPDLLPLFPLRSTQ from the exons atgaagcTGCTCTCTACAGCACTCTGTCTCACATTGTTGCTCTGTTCTAATGCGCAAAGCCAAACTCCTGTAACTTCTGCAGACTGTGACTCAGTTGAAACGGATGCAGCGGTGGCCCTGGATTTGATCAATAAACACCGCAGAGATGGCTACATTTTTACTCTGTTCCGTGTTGCTGATGCCCATGAACAACAGACC GGGAATTCATCAGTCCTTTATTTGACTCTGAATGTGCTGGAAACCCAGTGCTCTGTATTATCCAGGAGACATTGGGAGGACTGTAAACTCCCACAGCACAATGAAATG GTATTTGGACAATGTAAAACTATCATGTATATAAACAGACAGTTGAAGAAAGAAATACTGCATGGCTATAACTGCACAGTGAGTCCAG ATCATTCACAGTTATACAAGTGTGAACAAAACTGCCCTAGAAGACCAACAGCCTTAGAAGACATTGAGCAGCACAGAGGGGACGCTGAGAGAGCCCTGGAGAGGTACAATGAAGATAGTAACCACACACAGTATTTCAAGGTGGATAAAGTACAAAGAGCTACAGTGCAG ATCACACCTCAGCCGGGATACTTTGTCGAATTTACTATAAAAGAGACCTGCTGCTCCAAATCCACACCACATGCAAATGTGTCTGAATGTGAATTTCTGCATGACAGACATGCT CACGTGGGATTCTGCAGGGGAAAATTTGCGAGTGACACAAAAAATCCTGATGTCCTTGAGATATCCTGTGAAATCTACGATCCCTGG TGTGACAGACCTCCCTTCCACCATCACCCCCACTCCGGAGaacatcatcaccaccaccacttctCTGGGCAAGGACATCCCCACCCCGGTCCACAcagacatcatcatcatcacagcTTTGGCCCTGGACATCCTAAGAGACATTACCATCGATGCCCACCACCTCCTGAAAATAGGGTCCTCCACCCGGAAGGATCTGAGCATCATCACAATTTCTCTGAAGAGGAACATAAGCATGGGCCTCCTCATCTTTCTCCATCAGGTCCTCAttatcctcccccacctcctggcaGACCACATGACAGACATCATTATCCCGGCTTTGGCCCTGGACATCGTCAGAGACATTACCATAGATGCCCACCACCTCCTGAAAATAGAGTCCTCCACCCTGAAGGATCTGAGCATCATCACAATTTCTCTGAAGAGGAACATAAGCATGGGCCTCCTCATCTTTCTCCATCAGGTCCTCAttatcctcccccacctcctggcaGACCACATGACAGACATCATTATCCCGGCTTTGGCCCTGGACATCGTCAGAGACATTACCATAGATGCCCACCACCTCCTGAAAATAGAGTCCTCCACCCTGAAGGATCTGAGCATCATCACAATTTCTCTGAAGAGGAACATCAGCATGGGTGTCCTCATCTTCCTCCATCAGGTCCTCAttatcctcccccacctcctggcaGACCACATGACAGACATCATTATCCCGGCTTTGGCCCTGGACATCGTCAGAGACATTACCATAGATGCCCACCACCTCCTGAAAATAGGGTCATCCACCCTGAAGGATCTGAGCATCATCACAATTTCTCTGGAGAGGAACATCAGCATGGGcgtcctcatcttcctcatccaccCGGTCCTCATTATCCTCCCCCTCCTTATGGTTGTAAACACGGCCATAGACATAACCGTCTACACCATCAGAGGTCTAGCAATTTTTCCCAGGAAAGAGGAGGACATGAAGGCAGCTCCTCAGAAGAGCACATTTCATCCCAAACACCTCATCCTTTCCATAAAAGACAGGTTGGATCCATCCATCACATTCCAGTTTTAAATCAGCATGATGtcctcccagctcctgctgcaaACTTCCCTGACCATCCGCCAGCTCCCCAGAATCCATTTTGCAAATATTTAAGCGAGAAACCAGCAATTCAGCCTTTTCCACAAGCCCCTTCAGAATCTAAATCATGCCCAGGAAAACCCAAGTATGATCTGCCAGACCTTTTGCCTTTATTTCCCCTTAGATCTACACAgtga